One genomic region from Prochlorococcus marinus CUG1433 encodes:
- a CDS encoding 4-hydroxy-3-methylbut-2-enyl diphosphate reductase, translated as MDTQAFRRSLHHSDRYNRRGFDSPTKRAQALEEAYQSDLISSIRDNGFSYTNGRLNIKLAQAFGFCWGVERAVAMAYETRRHYPNENIWITNEIIHNPSVNDHLRKMNVKFISAKNGIKDFSLVSNGDVVILPAFGATVQEMKLLHEKGCHIIDTTCPWVSKVWHTVEKHKKHVFTSIIHGKFKHEETLATSSFAGKYLVVLDLEEANYVSEYILGRGNRNEFMNKFAKACSDGFDPDKDLDRVGVANQTTMLKSETEEIGKVFERTMLKKFGPENLNSHFLAFNTICDATEERQDAMFSLVDEDLDILVVIGGFNSSNTTHLQEIAITKNISSFHIDTPERISVKENSILHKPLGSDLELKNNFLPNGNINVGITSGASTPDKVVADVIEKLIDIAS; from the coding sequence ATGGATACTCAAGCTTTTAGAAGATCTCTTCATCATTCTGACAGATATAATAGAAGGGGATTCGATTCTCCAACAAAAAGAGCTCAAGCGCTAGAAGAAGCCTATCAAAGTGATTTGATAAGTTCTATAAGAGATAATGGTTTTTCTTACACTAATGGAAGACTAAATATTAAGTTAGCCCAAGCCTTTGGTTTCTGTTGGGGAGTTGAAAGAGCTGTAGCTATGGCTTATGAGACTAGAAGACATTACCCTAATGAAAATATTTGGATAACAAACGAAATAATTCATAACCCCTCGGTTAATGATCATTTGAGAAAAATGAATGTTAAATTTATTTCAGCTAAGAATGGTATAAAGGACTTTTCGTTAGTTTCTAATGGTGATGTAGTTATACTTCCTGCTTTTGGAGCTACTGTTCAAGAAATGAAACTCCTTCATGAGAAAGGATGTCATATCATAGATACAACTTGCCCATGGGTTTCTAAGGTTTGGCACACTGTCGAGAAACATAAAAAACATGTGTTCACATCCATTATCCATGGGAAATTTAAGCATGAAGAGACTCTCGCCACTAGCTCATTCGCAGGTAAATATTTAGTTGTACTTGACTTAGAAGAAGCGAACTATGTATCTGAATACATTCTGGGGAGAGGGAATAGAAATGAGTTTATGAATAAATTTGCTAAAGCTTGTTCTGATGGATTTGATCCTGATAAAGATTTAGATAGAGTCGGTGTCGCAAACCAGACAACAATGCTTAAAAGCGAGACCGAAGAGATTGGAAAAGTTTTTGAAAGAACCATGTTGAAAAAATTTGGACCAGAAAACTTAAATAGTCACTTTTTAGCTTTTAATACTATTTGCGATGCAACTGAAGAAAGACAAGATGCAATGTTTTCTTTGGTTGATGAAGACCTCGATATTCTTGTTGTTATAGGAGGCTTCAACTCTTCCAATACTACTCATTTACAAGAAATAGCAATTACTAAGAATATTTCTTCTTTTCATATAGATACCCCAGAGAGAATATCAGTTAAAGAAAATTCAATATTACACAAACCACTTGGATCAGATTTAGAACTTAAAAATAATTTTTTACCTAATGGAAATATTAATGTTGGAATTACATCAGGTGCATCTACTCCGGATAAGGTTGTTGCTGACGTTATTGAAAAGTTAATAGATATCGCTTCCTGA
- the amt gene encoding ammonium transporter has product MTTALQTPQRRSRSKLQDASLVNGPMLLLRSIRGFSSNRSMLWLATVPLALFGLGIFNLSAHAADLPELNAAFLANNLWLLIATILVIFMNAGFAMVEAGMCRSKNAVNILAKNLFVFALAVTSYWFIGYSLMYGGSVADGWLYFGGLFFDPTVTADMVTDAGLVPTVDFLFQSAFAGTAATIVSGLVAERVKFGEFVVFAVVLTAFIYPIAGSWKWNGGWLDSLGFVDFAGSSIVHSVGAWAGLVGAMLLGPRIGKYSDGKPQAMPGHNMAIATLGALVLWIGWYGFNPGSQLAMDQWVPYVAVTTTLAAAAGAIGATIVSTLTSGKPDLTMIINGILAGLVSITAGCGDMTLAGAWFAGLVGGIIVVFSVAALDAAEIDDPVGAFSVHGVCGVWGTVVIGLWGTAVQGDGAGMGLFNGGGITLLLVQALGAAAYAIWTLVTCWIAWSVIGGLFGGIRVSEEEETQGLDIGEHGMEAYPDFASAK; this is encoded by the coding sequence ATGACCACTGCTTTGCAAACGCCTCAAAGGCGCTCTAGGTCCAAACTTCAAGATGCGAGTCTTGTAAATGGGCCTATGCTCCTTTTGAGGAGTATTCGAGGATTTAGTTCAAACCGCTCAATGTTGTGGCTTGCAACTGTCCCCTTAGCTTTGTTTGGTTTAGGTATTTTTAATCTTTCAGCTCACGCAGCTGATTTACCTGAGTTGAATGCAGCTTTTCTTGCTAACAATTTATGGCTTTTGATCGCTACTATTCTAGTGATCTTTATGAACGCTGGTTTCGCTATGGTTGAGGCAGGTATGTGCCGTTCTAAGAACGCTGTTAACATTCTTGCTAAAAACCTCTTTGTATTTGCTCTAGCTGTAACTTCTTATTGGTTTATCGGCTATTCATTAATGTACGGAGGAAGTGTTGCTGACGGTTGGCTTTATTTTGGTGGCTTATTTTTTGATCCAACAGTTACTGCAGATATGGTAACTGATGCTGGATTAGTCCCAACTGTTGATTTCTTGTTCCAGTCTGCTTTCGCAGGAACTGCGGCAACTATCGTTTCCGGTCTTGTTGCTGAAAGAGTTAAATTTGGAGAATTTGTTGTTTTTGCTGTTGTATTAACTGCATTTATATATCCAATTGCTGGTAGCTGGAAATGGAATGGTGGTTGGCTTGATTCATTAGGTTTTGTTGATTTTGCTGGTTCTTCAATTGTTCACTCAGTTGGAGCATGGGCGGGTCTTGTAGGAGCTATGCTTCTAGGGCCAAGAATTGGCAAATACTCTGATGGGAAGCCTCAGGCTATGCCAGGACACAATATGGCTATAGCTACTTTAGGTGCATTAGTTCTATGGATAGGTTGGTACGGATTTAACCCCGGTTCTCAACTTGCTATGGATCAATGGGTTCCATATGTTGCTGTAACAACTACTTTGGCAGCAGCAGCTGGAGCTATTGGTGCAACTATTGTTTCAACATTAACTTCTGGTAAGCCTGATCTTACAATGATTATTAACGGAATCCTTGCTGGTTTGGTTAGTATCACTGCTGGTTGTGGTGATATGACCCTTGCTGGAGCCTGGTTCGCAGGACTAGTAGGAGGAATTATCGTTGTATTTTCTGTTGCAGCACTTGATGCCGCTGAGATCGATGATCCTGTAGGTGCATTCTCTGTTCACGGAGTTTGTGGTGTATGGGGTACTGTAGTTATAGGTCTTTGGGGTACTGCTGTACAAGGAGATGGAGCAGGTATGGGATTGTTCAATGGTGGAGGTATTACCCTTCTTCTAGTTCAAGCTCTTGGTGCCGCTGCTTATGCTATTTGGACACTTGTTACTTGCTGGATTGCTTGGTCTGTAATCGGAGGATTATTCGGTGGAATCCGAGTATCTGAAGAAGAAGAGACTCAAGGTCTAGATATAGGAGAACACGGAATGGAAGCTTATCCAGACTTTGCTTCTGCTAAATAA
- the sfsA gene encoding DNA/RNA nuclease SfsA encodes MNDRIIEFDPLIEGVLIKRYKRFLADIQLKSGEVVTAHCANTGPMKGLLREGAKVRISVSPSPKRKLPFTWEQICVLDAKNEEVWVGINTLFANKLIKKVIEKNFLNQIIGEIETIKSEVAYGKDKKSRIDFFVTPKSSNPDKRNIYIEVKNTTWIKENVALFPDTVTKRGQKHLMELKELIPESKSVLVLCITRKDACFFAPGDEADPLYGSLFRESISAGMITIPCSFEFHKDHVSWNGIKPLK; translated from the coding sequence ATGAATGATCGGATAATTGAATTTGATCCATTAATTGAAGGGGTTTTAATCAAGAGGTATAAAAGGTTTCTTGCAGATATACAATTAAAGAGTGGAGAGGTAGTAACTGCTCATTGTGCTAATACAGGCCCAATGAAAGGACTTTTGAGGGAGGGAGCAAAAGTAAGAATAAGTGTTTCCCCATCTCCAAAAAGAAAATTACCTTTTACTTGGGAACAAATATGTGTTTTAGATGCAAAAAATGAGGAGGTTTGGGTGGGAATTAATACTTTATTTGCAAATAAGTTAATCAAAAAGGTTATTGAGAAAAATTTCTTAAACCAAATAATAGGAGAAATAGAGACAATTAAATCTGAAGTGGCTTATGGAAAAGATAAAAAAAGCAGAATTGACTTTTTTGTAACTCCAAAATCTTCAAATCCTGATAAACGTAACATTTACATTGAGGTTAAAAATACGACTTGGATAAAAGAAAATGTAGCTCTATTCCCAGATACAGTAACGAAAAGAGGCCAAAAACACCTCATGGAATTAAAGGAATTAATTCCTGAAAGTAAAAGTGTTTTAGTACTCTGCATTACAAGAAAAGACGCTTGTTTTTTTGCCCCTGGAGATGAAGCAGACCCCTTATACGGCAGTCTTTTTAGAGAATCTATAAGTGCAGGAATGATAACGATTCCATGTTCCTTTGAATTTCATAAAGACCACGTATCATGGAATGGAATTAAACCTTTAAAATAG
- the murJ gene encoding murein biosynthesis integral membrane protein MurJ has translation MHSFLKNNVFSISFGTSLSKLTGCIRQIFIAAAFGVGITYDAFNYAYIIPGFLLIIIGGINGPLHNAVVAVLTPLNKKNGGIVLTQVSIKLSIILIILAILIYSNSNLLIKLIAPNLSYEAKSIASYQLRILTPCIPLSGFIGLSFGALNSQRKFFLSSISPAITSLTIIFFILFSWIFNQENTSSNFFSYTGLLAFATLTGTLIQFGVQISEINKIGLLKLGSNFSLFKDEERRIFKLIIPASISSGLSQINVFIDMFFASSFNGAASGLAYGNFLIQAPLGILSNTLILPLLPKFSNLRNDKDNRGLQKKLISGIEYCFLTTIFLTGFFITFNNQIVQLVFQRGSFDYSAALKVKNILIAYALGIPFYLYRDLLVRTYYSIEKTNFPFKSSFAGIILNIFFDWFLIGAPIKNFGNLSPYNFGVVGIILSSVIVNFIVCILLSFNLRNEKIYLPNLDLLRKISLMLVAAFLGSTLCFTILKTANNSNSILEEFLFLIFGSLTFFVIYFLLTKFFKVNKLKVYTNTN, from the coding sequence ATGCATTCATTTTTAAAAAATAATGTTTTTTCAATTTCATTTGGTACTAGTCTTAGTAAATTAACTGGATGTATAAGACAAATATTTATAGCTGCTGCTTTTGGAGTTGGGATAACATACGACGCATTTAATTATGCATATATAATTCCTGGTTTTTTACTAATAATAATTGGAGGCATTAATGGTCCTTTACATAACGCAGTAGTTGCAGTTCTAACTCCTCTTAACAAAAAAAATGGAGGGATTGTTTTAACTCAAGTCAGCATAAAACTTTCAATAATATTAATCATTTTAGCCATATTAATTTACTCTAATTCCAATTTATTAATAAAATTAATAGCCCCCAATTTAAGTTACGAAGCTAAATCTATCGCCTCTTACCAATTAAGAATACTTACCCCTTGTATCCCTTTATCTGGCTTTATAGGTTTAAGCTTTGGCGCCTTGAATTCCCAAAGAAAATTCTTTTTATCAAGTATAAGCCCAGCCATAACAAGCTTAACTATAATTTTTTTTATTTTATTTAGTTGGATTTTCAACCAAGAAAATACATCTTCAAATTTCTTTTCTTATACAGGGTTACTAGCTTTTGCAACATTGACTGGAACTTTAATTCAGTTTGGGGTTCAAATTTCGGAAATAAATAAAATAGGTCTTTTGAAATTAGGTTCAAACTTCAGTTTATTTAAAGATGAGGAAAGGAGGATTTTTAAACTAATTATTCCAGCATCTATATCATCAGGCCTTAGTCAAATAAATGTTTTTATCGATATGTTTTTCGCTTCAAGTTTTAATGGAGCAGCATCGGGACTTGCGTACGGAAACTTTCTTATACAAGCACCATTAGGTATTTTGTCTAACACTTTAATTTTGCCACTGCTTCCAAAATTCTCTAACCTGAGAAATGATAAAGACAATAGAGGTCTCCAAAAAAAATTGATATCTGGGATAGAGTACTGTTTTTTGACAACTATTTTTCTTACCGGATTTTTCATAACATTCAATAATCAAATCGTACAATTAGTTTTTCAAAGAGGATCTTTTGATTACTCAGCAGCTTTAAAAGTAAAAAATATACTAATTGCTTATGCCCTTGGCATACCTTTTTATCTTTATAGAGATTTATTAGTAAGAACTTACTATTCAATAGAAAAAACAAACTTTCCTTTTAAGTCATCATTCGCAGGAATAATATTAAATATTTTTTTTGATTGGTTTTTAATCGGAGCGCCAATTAAGAATTTTGGGAATCTTTCACCATATAATTTTGGTGTTGTAGGAATAATTTTATCTTCAGTAATAGTTAATTTTATAGTTTGTATTTTGCTTTCTTTCAATCTGCGAAATGAAAAAATCTATTTGCCTAACTTGGATTTATTAAGAAAAATTAGCCTCATGTTAGTAGCAGCATTTTTAGGAAGCACACTATGTTTTACTATTCTCAAAACTGCAAATAACTCAAATTCAATTCTCGAAGAATTTTTATTTTTAATATTTGGATCTCTTACTTTTTTTGTAATTTATTTTTTACTTACTAAATTCTTTAAAGTAAATAAATTGAAAGTTTATACAAACACTAATTAA
- a CDS encoding DUF3181 family protein — MDSQMRISELENIISEQVFIKIEKWNLYLGDAGLARNLAIECISNKDQGPLEAAKISLNAIKVKVGDGVSSIPLIKLITSSQIQELEEILESFFEN, encoded by the coding sequence ATGGACTCTCAGATGCGAATAAGTGAACTTGAAAATATTATTTCAGAACAAGTTTTTATAAAAATAGAAAAGTGGAATTTATATCTAGGAGATGCTGGCCTAGCTAGAAATCTTGCTATTGAATGTATCAGTAATAAAGATCAAGGTCCATTAGAGGCTGCAAAAATAAGTTTGAATGCAATAAAAGTAAAAGTTGGAGATGGGGTTAGCAGTATTCCACTTATTAAGTTAATAACTTCTTCACAAATTCAAGAATTAGAGGAGATTTTGGAAAGTTTTTTTGAAAATTAA
- a CDS encoding serine hydroxymethyltransferase — protein sequence MNIHQSLKESDPVISNFIDSEKNRQETHLELIASENFASIAVMQAQGSVLTNKYAEGLPQKRYYGGCEFVDEIEELAIQRAKKLFNANWANVQPHSGAQANAAVFLSLLKPGDTILGMDLSHGGHLTHGSPVNMSGKWFNAVHYGVNKETSELNFDEIREIALKIKPKLIICGYSAYPRTIDFESFRNIADEVGAYLMADIAHIAGLVASKLHPNPIPYCDVVTTTTHKTLRGPRGGLILCKDAEFGKKLDKSVFPGTQGGPLEHIIAAKAVAFGEALQPDFVNYSQQVIKNAKVLASTLINKGIDIVSGGTDNHIVLLDLRSINMTGKIADLLVSEVNITANKNTVPFDPESPFVTSGLRLGTAALTTRGFNESAFAEVGEIIADRLLNPNDSLIESQCKERVLTLCNRFPLYEGKLQASIK from the coding sequence ATGAATATTCATCAAAGTCTTAAAGAAAGCGACCCTGTAATATCTAACTTTATAGACTCTGAAAAAAATAGACAGGAAACTCATCTTGAGCTGATAGCAAGTGAGAATTTTGCATCAATTGCCGTTATGCAGGCTCAAGGATCAGTCCTTACAAATAAATATGCTGAGGGATTACCTCAAAAAAGATATTATGGGGGATGTGAATTTGTTGATGAAATCGAAGAATTAGCTATTCAAAGGGCTAAAAAATTATTTAATGCAAATTGGGCTAATGTTCAACCTCATAGTGGAGCACAGGCAAATGCAGCAGTTTTCCTAAGTCTACTTAAACCTGGCGATACAATTTTGGGGATGGATTTATCTCATGGTGGACACCTAACGCATGGGTCTCCAGTAAATATGAGTGGCAAGTGGTTCAATGCAGTTCACTATGGAGTAAATAAAGAAACTAGTGAATTAAATTTTGATGAAATAAGAGAGATAGCATTAAAAATAAAACCAAAATTAATCATTTGCGGATACTCCGCTTATCCAAGAACAATAGATTTTGAATCATTTAGAAACATTGCAGATGAAGTTGGTGCATACTTAATGGCTGATATTGCTCATATCGCAGGGCTTGTTGCAAGTAAACTTCACCCAAATCCTATACCTTACTGCGATGTAGTAACTACGACTACGCATAAAACATTAAGGGGACCTAGAGGGGGTCTCATCTTATGTAAAGATGCCGAATTTGGGAAGAAACTTGATAAATCTGTTTTTCCTGGAACTCAAGGGGGGCCTCTAGAACATATTATTGCCGCTAAAGCAGTTGCATTTGGAGAAGCTTTACAGCCAGATTTCGTTAATTATTCCCAACAAGTAATAAAAAATGCCAAAGTTCTAGCTTCAACTTTAATCAATAAAGGTATTGATATCGTTAGTGGAGGCACTGATAATCATATTGTTTTACTAGATTTAAGAAGTATCAATATGACTGGTAAAATTGCTGACTTGCTCGTAAGCGAAGTGAATATCACGGCAAATAAGAATACTGTTCCATTTGACCCTGAATCACCTTTTGTTACCAGCGGGCTAAGGTTGGGTACTGCTGCCTTAACAACTAGAGGATTTAATGAAAGTGCTTTTGCTGAAGTTGGCGAAATTATTGCTGATAGATTACTTAATCCAAACGATTCACTGATTGAAAGTCAATGTAAAGAAAGAGTATTAACCTTATGTAATCGTTTTCCTCTTTATGAAGGCAAACTCCAAGCATCAATTAAATGA
- a CDS encoding competence/damage-inducible protein A — translation MNSNSKGVEILSIGTELLLGNIVNTNAQWISEQLSQLGLNHFRQSTVGDNCDRIIKVIQEISKRSNLLITTGGLGPTPDDLTTEAIAKSFNVSLFERPHLWNEIKQKLSNSKLKDDSSSLKKQCFFPKNAQIINNPRGTAPGMIWEPKKGFTILTFPGVPSEMKTMWEKTAFEFIKNKFSDNYSFFSTTLKFSGIGESSITEKIDDLLNLKNPTVAPYANLGEVKLRITARAKNDLEAENIIKPVKEKLKKNFSKFLFGEDQDTLPSVLIKALAKRKETIVFAESCTGGLLSSSLTSISGSSEVFKGSIISYSNELKNSLLNISEDMLNKYGAVSEEVCQAMAINVKEKLGADWAIAISGIAGPSGGSQEKPVGLVYISISGPDNHISNMKKIFNSTRNRFEIQTLSVNVCLNSLRLILLSNSK, via the coding sequence ATGAATTCCAATTCTAAGGGAGTTGAAATTCTTTCTATTGGAACAGAGCTACTTTTAGGAAATATTGTAAATACAAATGCTCAATGGATTTCTGAACAGTTATCTCAACTAGGCTTAAACCACTTTAGGCAATCAACTGTGGGTGATAATTGTGATCGAATTATAAAAGTTATTCAAGAAATATCAAAAAGAAGTAATCTTCTAATTACAACCGGTGGCTTGGGACCCACCCCAGATGACTTAACTACTGAAGCAATAGCCAAATCTTTTAATGTATCTCTTTTTGAAAGACCGCACTTATGGAATGAAATTAAACAAAAACTTTCAAACTCAAAGCTCAAAGACGATTCCTCTAGCTTGAAGAAACAATGTTTCTTTCCAAAAAATGCTCAAATTATTAATAACCCTAGGGGCACCGCCCCAGGAATGATATGGGAACCAAAAAAAGGATTTACCATTCTTACTTTCCCTGGAGTACCAAGTGAAATGAAAACTATGTGGGAAAAAACTGCATTTGAATTTATTAAAAATAAATTCTCAGATAATTATTCTTTCTTTTCAACTACGCTTAAATTCTCAGGTATTGGAGAATCTAGCATTACTGAGAAAATTGACGATCTTTTAAATCTTAAGAATCCAACTGTAGCTCCTTATGCAAATTTAGGGGAGGTTAAACTCAGAATCACAGCTAGAGCAAAGAATGATCTAGAAGCTGAAAATATAATAAAACCTGTAAAAGAAAAATTAAAAAAAAATTTTTCTAAATTTCTTTTTGGTGAAGATCAGGATACTCTCCCTAGCGTTTTAATAAAAGCATTAGCCAAAAGAAAAGAAACTATTGTTTTTGCTGAATCCTGTACCGGAGGCCTTCTTTCATCATCACTAACATCAATATCAGGCTCATCTGAAGTTTTTAAAGGCAGTATAATTTCTTACAGTAATGAGCTAAAAAATTCATTATTAAATATTTCGGAAGACATGCTTAATAAATATGGGGCTGTTTCTGAAGAAGTTTGTCAGGCTATGGCAATTAATGTAAAAGAGAAATTAGGAGCAGATTGGGCAATAGCAATCAGTGGGATAGCAGGTCCTAGCGGAGGCAGTCAAGAAAAACCTGTTGGACTTGTCTATATTTCTATTTCAGGACCAGATAATCATATTAGTAATATGAAAAAAATATTTAACTCAACTCGCAATAGATTTGAAATTCAAACACTAAGTGTAAATGTGTGTTTGAACAGCTTACGATTAATCCTATTATCGAATAGTAAGTAA
- the leuC gene encoding 3-isopropylmalate dehydratase large subunit produces the protein MSQDTLFDKVWNLHKVSSLPGGSDQIFIGLHLIHEVTSPQAFGALKDKNLKVKFPNRTVATVDHIVPTDNQSRPFKDNLAEQMISTLEKNCSEHKIRFFNIGSGNQGIVHVVAPELGLTQPGMTIVCGDSHTSTHGAFGSIAFGIGTSQVRDVLATQTIAMNKLKVRQIWCENQLSNGVYAKDLVLHIINKLGVKAGVGFAYEFAGPAINALSMEERMTICNMSIEGGARCGYINPDEKTFSYIKNKLCAPKDEHWDKALSWWKSLKSDENSIYDDVIKLDASKVEPTVTWGITPGQSISINQQIPLLDELSPNDKFVAQEAYEYMSFKPGQSIKGTPVEVCFIGSCTNGRISDLRVAAKVLKDKKVSENVKAFVVPGSEKVANEAKKEGLDKIFKSSGFQWREPGCSMCLAMNSDKLVGNQVSASSSNRNFKGRQGSPSGRTLLMSPAMVAAAAINGKVSDVREFIN, from the coding sequence TTGAGTCAAGATACCTTATTTGACAAAGTTTGGAATTTGCACAAAGTTTCAAGTCTTCCTGGTGGCTCAGATCAAATTTTTATTGGTCTTCACCTCATCCATGAAGTGACAAGTCCTCAAGCATTTGGTGCTTTAAAAGACAAAAACTTAAAAGTAAAATTCCCTAATAGAACTGTTGCCACAGTTGATCATATTGTGCCCACAGATAATCAGAGTAGGCCTTTCAAAGATAATCTTGCGGAACAAATGATTAGCACATTAGAGAAGAATTGCTCAGAACATAAAATAAGATTCTTTAATATTGGTAGTGGCAATCAAGGAATAGTTCATGTAGTAGCTCCAGAGTTGGGGCTAACACAGCCAGGAATGACAATCGTTTGTGGAGATTCACATACTTCAACACATGGAGCTTTTGGATCAATTGCTTTTGGGATAGGTACAAGCCAAGTAAGAGATGTTCTTGCAACCCAAACCATAGCCATGAACAAATTAAAAGTAAGGCAAATATGGTGTGAAAATCAATTATCAAATGGGGTTTATGCTAAGGATTTAGTTCTTCATATTATTAATAAACTTGGCGTTAAGGCTGGGGTGGGTTTTGCATATGAGTTCGCAGGGCCTGCGATCAATGCATTATCAATGGAAGAAAGAATGACTATATGCAATATGTCTATTGAAGGAGGTGCAAGATGCGGCTACATTAACCCTGATGAAAAGACCTTTAGTTACATTAAAAATAAGTTATGTGCTCCAAAAGATGAACATTGGGATAAAGCTCTCAGTTGGTGGAAATCATTAAAAAGTGATGAGAATTCGATTTACGATGATGTAATTAAATTAGATGCTTCTAAAGTAGAACCTACCGTAACCTGGGGGATTACTCCTGGTCAAAGTATAAGTATTAATCAACAAATCCCTCTTTTAGATGAATTGTCCCCAAATGACAAATTCGTTGCTCAAGAGGCTTACGAATATATGAGTTTCAAGCCAGGACAATCAATAAAAGGTACTCCTGTAGAAGTTTGTTTCATTGGCAGTTGCACAAATGGGAGAATAAGTGATTTAAGAGTCGCAGCAAAAGTATTAAAAGACAAAAAAGTATCTGAGAATGTAAAAGCATTTGTAGTACCCGGTTCAGAAAAAGTAGCCAACGAAGCAAAAAAAGAAGGACTTGACAAGATATTCAAATCTTCTGGATTTCAATGGAGAGAGCCAGGATGTTCAATGTGTTTAGCAATGAATTCAGATAAGCTTGTAGGTAATCAAGTTAGTGCCAGTTCTAGTAATAGAAATTTCAAAGGTAGACAAGGATCTCCAAGCGGCAGAACGCTTCTAATGAGTCCAGCAATGGTAGCTGCTGCTGCTATTAATGGCAAAGTCAGTGATGTTCGAGAATTTATTAACTAA
- the leuD gene encoding 3-isopropylmalate dehydratase small subunit gives MKSEFNHPIGKIANIKGKCISLVGNDIDTDRIIPARFLKCINFDSLGESVFEDDRENLKGKHPFDLKANMNASILIVNSNFGCGSSREHAPQALMRWGIRAIIGESFAEIFYGNCIAIGIPCLTLPKKSIQDIQKYSDNKSLNLEIDLKTSIAKSKNLIFNLEIKESSRKMFLSGEWDATTTLLKNENLIENKFNDLPYLRFNIDFL, from the coding sequence ATGAAATCTGAATTTAATCATCCAATTGGAAAAATTGCAAACATAAAGGGGAAATGCATCTCATTGGTTGGTAATGATATTGATACAGATCGAATAATACCTGCGCGTTTTTTAAAGTGTATCAATTTCGATTCTTTGGGAGAATCTGTGTTTGAAGACGATAGAGAAAATTTAAAGGGAAAACATCCTTTTGATTTAAAAGCAAATATGAATGCCTCAATATTGATAGTTAATAGCAATTTTGGGTGTGGTTCCAGCAGAGAACATGCTCCCCAAGCACTCATGAGATGGGGTATTAGAGCAATAATAGGTGAGAGTTTTGCTGAGATTTTTTACGGCAATTGTATTGCAATTGGAATTCCATGTTTAACGCTTCCCAAGAAATCAATACAAGATATTCAAAAATATAGCGATAATAAAAGTTTGAACTTAGAAATTGATTTAAAAACTTCCATAGCAAAATCAAAAAATTTAATTTTTAACCTTGAGATTAAAGAGAGCTCAAGAAAAATGTTTTTAAGTGGAGAATGGGATGCAACTACAACGCTTCTTAAAAATGAAAACCTTATTGAAAATAAATTCAATGATTTACCCTATTTAAGATTTAATATTGATTTCTTATAG